A genomic segment from Pseudomonadota bacterium encodes:
- the rpmB gene encoding 50S ribosomal protein L28 — protein MARVCDICGKKPLVGNNVSHAHNKTKKVWRPNLQEVRATIDGQSRKIKACTRCIRSGAITK, from the coding sequence ATGGCCAGAGTCTGTGATATCTGCGGTAAAAAACCGCTTGTCGGCAATAACGTTAGTCATGCTCACAATAAAACCAAAAAAGTCTGGCGGCCCAATCTGCAGGAAGTCAGGGCCACGATTGACGGACAGAGCCGCAAGATTAAAGCCTGCACCCGTTGTATCCGCTCCGGCGCGATCACTAAATAA